A genomic segment from Desulfurobacterium pacificum encodes:
- the bamA gene encoding outer membrane protein assembly factor BamA, whose translation MKKVFLIIALLFSFTSLSLADNYKGIVEKVEVIGNESVPKSTILYYISEKPGKPYSPELVAKDIKTLFKLGYFENISVDVEKGKKGLILRYFVKEKPIIADIVFKGNSHISSQRLKEELGLTKSEEEEGESKKIQKPLDYKFLDELKLKIQQIYAEKGYPGTRVAYTIDRISPTKAVVTFIIQEGQKANVCDIEIEGNKHVSSKDIKSVLATKEKSILHLRFSAPLSEENLSQDVENIKKLYQEKGYLDVEVAQPEVIKEQGNCYKVIYRIINEGEKYKFGKIIFEGNKLFSSKDLLKLSKKIRPGRTFNQKLVDKLVRKIIRKYGELGFIFANVVPEIKVHPKTHTADVIFHIYEGNRAYVRWINIHGNVATRDRTVRRELDLYETGIFNTVRLERSIRRLFNTGYFENVDVKPKVVGKDKVDVNVNLKERLTGMFSIGAGYSSVSKLVGMVSVSKGNIFGTGDSGAISLQAGSKVFYFDLNYSHRWWLDKPQTLSFALYNRRNEYFTYTSKKTGFSVMVTRRIWEDWHIGLGYLIERDKVTDIAEDASDLIKEEYGSRTIGMTTFFISKDVRDNRFLPHKGEYYRLTTQLASSVFGGDEDFYKLVGDYAYYFNLNDLPIDIELPFVASFHAKIGYADAFGSTSSLPLDYRFYVGGDNTVRGFRWGEAGPKDSNGDPEGANRELVFNFQVGYDVTKMLRLIAFVDVGGGWWDRYELGDMRKSAGVGLRVLTPMGPIRLDLGWKLDRRPGESSSEWHFGMGSYF comes from the coding sequence GTGAAAAAGGTTTTCCTGATAATAGCTCTTCTCTTTTCCTTCACGAGCCTATCACTTGCTGATAACTATAAGGGCATAGTAGAAAAAGTTGAAGTTATAGGTAACGAATCTGTACCTAAAAGCACAATTCTTTATTACATATCGGAAAAACCAGGTAAACCTTATTCTCCAGAATTGGTAGCTAAAGACATAAAAACTTTATTCAAGTTAGGATATTTTGAGAACATCTCCGTTGACGTTGAAAAAGGGAAAAAAGGATTAATCCTGAGATATTTCGTCAAAGAGAAACCAATAATTGCAGACATAGTATTCAAAGGTAACAGCCACATATCTTCTCAAAGATTAAAAGAGGAATTAGGACTAACAAAAAGCGAAGAAGAGGAAGGTGAAAGTAAAAAAATCCAGAAACCTTTAGACTACAAATTCTTAGATGAGCTAAAACTTAAAATTCAACAAATATACGCAGAGAAAGGATACCCAGGAACACGAGTCGCTTACACAATAGATAGAATTTCTCCTACCAAAGCTGTTGTAACTTTCATAATTCAAGAAGGGCAAAAAGCCAACGTCTGCGACATAGAGATTGAAGGCAACAAACACGTTTCCTCCAAAGATATAAAAAGCGTCTTAGCTACAAAAGAAAAATCCATCCTCCACCTCCGCTTCAGCGCTCCCCTATCAGAAGAAAACCTATCCCAAGACGTTGAAAACATCAAAAAACTCTATCAGGAAAAAGGTTACCTTGACGTAGAAGTAGCCCAACCAGAAGTAATAAAAGAACAAGGAAACTGCTACAAAGTCATTTACAGAATAATTAACGAAGGCGAAAAGTACAAGTTTGGCAAAATCATCTTTGAAGGCAACAAACTCTTCTCTTCAAAAGACCTCCTTAAATTATCAAAAAAGATTCGTCCAGGCAGAACGTTCAACCAAAAATTAGTTGATAAACTGGTTAGAAAAATCATAAGAAAGTACGGAGAATTAGGTTTTATCTTCGCCAACGTAGTTCCAGAAATAAAAGTTCATCCAAAAACCCACACAGCAGACGTTATTTTCCATATTTACGAAGGCAACAGAGCATACGTCAGATGGATAAACATTCACGGAAACGTAGCAACAAGAGATAGAACAGTAAGAAGAGAATTAGACCTTTACGAAACAGGTATTTTCAATACAGTAAGACTTGAAAGGTCTATAAGGAGACTGTTCAACACAGGATACTTTGAAAATGTTGATGTTAAACCAAAAGTTGTAGGCAAAGACAAAGTTGATGTAAACGTCAACTTAAAAGAACGCTTGACAGGAATGTTCTCCATCGGTGCAGGATACAGTTCCGTTTCAAAGTTGGTTGGAATGGTTAGCGTTTCCAAGGGAAACATCTTCGGAACAGGAGATTCCGGCGCTATATCTCTCCAAGCAGGTTCAAAAGTTTTCTACTTTGACCTTAACTACAGCCACAGATGGTGGTTAGATAAACCTCAAACACTATCTTTTGCCCTCTACAACAGAAGAAACGAGTATTTCACATACACGAGTAAGAAAACAGGTTTCTCAGTAATGGTAACAAGAAGAATCTGGGAAGACTGGCACATTGGATTAGGATACCTGATTGAAAGAGATAAAGTAACAGATATAGCAGAAGATGCATCTGACCTGATAAAAGAAGAATATGGAAGTAGAACAATAGGTATGACTACATTCTTCATCTCTAAAGATGTTAGAGACAACAGATTCCTTCCTCATAAAGGAGAATACTACAGGCTAACAACTCAGCTTGCTTCAAGCGTGTTCGGTGGAGATGAAGATTTCTACAAGTTAGTAGGAGACTACGCTTACTACTTCAACCTTAACGATTTACCAATAGACATTGAACTACCTTTTGTAGCATCTTTCCACGCCAAGATAGGATACGCTGACGCTTTCGGTAGCACCTCTTCCTTGCCTCTTGATTACAGATTCTACGTTGGAGGAGATAACACAGTTAGAGGTTTCCGCTGGGGTGAAGCAGGACCAAAAGATTCAAACGGTGACCCTGAAGGTGCGAACAGAGAATTGGTGTTCAACTTCCAGGTTGGCTACGATGTAACCAAAATGCTTCGTCTTATAGCTTTCGTTGACGTAGGCGGCGGCTGGTGGGATAGATATGAATTAGGAGACATGAGAAAATCTGCAGGTGTTGGACTAAGAGTACTAACACCTATGGGTCCAATCAGACTTGACCTTGGATGGAAACTTGACAGACGTCCAGGAGAAAGTTCTTCTGAATGGCACTTTGGAATGGGTAGCTATTTCTAA
- a CDS encoding sensor histidine kinase, producing MNPIVISIIILLAVTCFISVWVAASERKKREKLIESLREQHRKERRKTNSSHDEIKLLSRALSLIKEGIVIMDPYGRIIFTNRFARELLGISPKDEGKYFYQAIKNFDVITMINESFNENYRAWQEKKIGDRYVQIIFGSDMDEKVLLLIDLTTMKKYENLKKDFIANVSHELKTPLAAMKLSLETLEEECKDREIAQKFVNKAMERVKYMEQLIEDLITLSMLESVGFQVNLKEIQFKAFIQKLVSDLSEIAQSKNVKIEVDIPENVKIKTDEKMIHAIMKNLIDNAIKYNKEGGKVTVTFKELKNEVEISVCDTGIGIPKSHIPFIFERFYRVERSRSRKLGGTGLGLSIVKLATERLNGKVEVESEEGKGTCFKIYLPK from the coding sequence ATGAACCCGATAGTTATTTCAATAATAATACTCTTAGCTGTCACCTGTTTTATATCTGTATGGGTGGCAGCCTCTGAAAGAAAGAAAAGAGAAAAACTTATTGAATCACTGAGAGAACAACACAGAAAAGAAAGAAGGAAAACGAATAGCAGCCACGATGAAATTAAACTTCTTTCAAGAGCCTTGAGTCTAATAAAAGAAGGCATAGTAATTATGGACCCTTACGGAAGAATCATCTTCACCAACCGATTTGCCAGAGAACTTTTAGGTATATCACCAAAAGATGAAGGTAAATATTTCTACCAAGCAATCAAAAACTTTGACGTTATAACAATGATTAACGAAAGCTTTAACGAAAACTACCGTGCCTGGCAGGAGAAGAAAATTGGAGACAGATACGTACAGATAATCTTCGGTTCAGACATGGATGAAAAGGTGCTTCTCCTAATAGACCTAACTACAATGAAAAAGTATGAAAACTTGAAAAAAGATTTTATAGCTAACGTATCACATGAACTTAAAACACCTTTAGCTGCCATGAAGCTATCGTTAGAAACCTTAGAAGAAGAGTGTAAAGACAGAGAGATAGCTCAAAAATTTGTGAACAAAGCTATGGAAAGAGTTAAATACATGGAACAACTAATTGAAGACTTGATAACGTTATCTATGTTAGAAAGCGTCGGGTTCCAGGTAAACTTAAAAGAGATCCAATTTAAAGCGTTTATTCAAAAGTTAGTCTCCGACCTTTCCGAAATCGCACAATCAAAAAACGTAAAGATAGAAGTAGATATACCAGAAAATGTAAAAATTAAAACAGATGAAAAGATGATTCATGCCATCATGAAAAACCTCATAGACAACGCCATTAAGTACAACAAAGAAGGAGGGAAAGTTACAGTAACTTTTAAAGAACTAAAAAATGAAGTAGAAATATCTGTATGCGATACAGGAATAGGAATTCCAAAATCTCACATCCCATTCATATTTGAAAGGTTCTACCGAGTAGAACGTTCACGCTCCAGAAAGTTAGGTGGAACAGGACTCGGACTCTCCATAGTAAAGTTAGCTACCGAAAGGCTAAACGGGAAAGTGGAAGTTGAAAGTGAAGAAGGGAAAGGAACGTGCTTTAAAATATACCTACCTAAATAG